A window of Cryptomeria japonica chromosome 3, Sugi_1.0, whole genome shotgun sequence contains these coding sequences:
- the LOC131075089 gene encoding probable pyruvate, phosphate dikinase regulatory protein, chloroplastic: MMCLLGSNFVGRGAAISRSFCPCNSLPVANDNEAQAEEADKPSLANNKQDWKSKSKGSTQLKRWSRVRALRSPSARSRFDKARVATDTAIIPSCPISRDDGNYSDEENLTSGKAIFVVSDGTGWTGEHSVNAALGQFEHCLADRGCAVNTHLFSGIDEVDRLLEIIMQAAKEEALLLYTLAEASMAEAAKRGCELWGVPYTDILGPTTEAIARHLGVAPLGVPRGKSPLSKQYFKTIEAVEFTIKQDDGAVPQNLHKADLVLVGVSRTSKTPLSTYLAQKGYKVANVPLVLGLNPPKELYEIDQDKIFGLIINPVILQAIRLARANTLGLQPQSSTTNYSEMDHIRRELDYAKKFYAQNPGWPVIEVTGKAIEETAAVVLRIYHEKKQKYEMPRISKRY; this comes from the exons ATGATGTGTCTTTTGGGTTCCAATTTTGTTGGCAGAGGAGCAGCAATTAGTCGCTCATTTTGCCCATGCAATTCCCTGCCTGTGGCAAATGATAATGAGGCCCAAGCAGAAGAGGCCGACAAACCATCCCTGGCAAACAACAAACAAGATTGGAAATCCAAATCGAAGGGCAGCACACAGCTGAAGCGATGGTCCAGAGTACGGGCTCTCCGTTCTCCCTCTGCCAGGAGTAGGTTCGACAAGGCACGCGTTGCTACTGATACTGCTATCATTCCTTCTTGCCCTATTTCTAGGGACGACGGAAATTATAGCGATGAGGAAAACTTGACATCTGGAAAAGCAATTTTCGTGGTGTCAGATGGGACTGGGTGGACGGGAGAGCACTCAGTGAACGCTGCCTTGGGTCAATTCGAGCACTGCCTTGCCGACAGGGGCTGTGCTGTTAATACCCATTTGTTCTCTGGG ATCGATGAGGTGGATCGGCTGTTGGAGATAATAATGCAAGCAGCAAAGGAGGAAGCGCTGCTTCTGTACACACTGGCTGAGGCAAGCATGGCAGAAGCAGCGAAAAGGGGATGTGAGCTGTGGGGGGTGCCGTACACAGACATTCTGGGTCCTACAACAGAGGCAATTGCCAGGCACTTAGGGGTTGCCCCTCTCGGCGTCCCTCGAGGGAAATCCCCCTTGTCCAAACAGTATTTCAAAACAATTGAGGCGGTGGAATTTACGATAAAGCAAGACGATGGAGCTGTCCCTCAGAATCTCCACAAGGCAGACTTAGTATTGGTTGGGGTGTCGAGGACCAGCAAAACGCCCCTTTCCACCTACTTAGCACAGAAGGGCTACAAAGTTGCAAATGTGCCCCTTGTTCTTGGACTCAATCCCCCCAAAGAGCTCTACGAAATTGATCAGGACAAAATTTTTGGACTCATCATCAACCCTGTTATTTTGCAAGCAATACGGCTGGCAAGGGCCAACACTCTGGGGTTACAGCCGCAGTCTTCCACCACCAACTATTCGGAAATGGATCATATTCGTCGAGAACTGGATTACGCCAAAAAATTCTATGCTCAGAATCCTGGATGGCCTGTTATAG AGGTCACTGGAAAAGCTATAGAAGAGACAGCCGCCGTGGTTTTACGGATTTATCACGAGAAAAAACAGAAGTATGAAATGCCTCGCATCTCAAAGCGATATTAG